The Williamwhitmania sp. nucleotide sequence TTTCCACGTTTGTAAGTCCCGCCGTTTTTTGGCCACTGGCATACTTTGGCCTAGCCTTTCCTATACTACTGATCCTCAACGCGATTATTTTCGTATTACTGGTTATCAAAAGAAAAAAATCGGTCATTATTCCACTACTAGCCTTTATTATTTGCCTTGAGCCAGCCTCAAACTTCTTCCAGATGAGGTTCCACGCCCCAAAAACCAACTTCGAGCATCGAGATCTTAAAATTCTCACCTATAATGTGCACCTGTTCAACCTAATTAACTGGAATAATACGCCTGACCAGCTGCTCGAAATAATCTCATTCATCAAGCAGGAGAATCCCGACATTGTTTGCCTTCAGGAATTTTGCCAAACAAATACAGCCACTGTCAAAAAGCGACTAAAGATGCTCTATGCCGATTATCCTTACCATCACATCAGCTACACCATCTCCTCTAAAAAATACAACTTTGGCATTATTACTCTCAGCAAATATCCCATTGTAAACCGGGAAGGTTTCCCTTTTGAAAAAACGGCCAACGCCACCATTTACTCCGACATTAAAATTGGGGGCGACACCATTCGCCTTTACAACAGCCACCTGCAAAGCACAAGGCTTAGAGAGAAAAATCTAAACCTGCTCATTTATCAAAAATTTCAGAACAACAGCAAGAAGATGGATGAGCTCAAAGATATTAACTCCCGGCTTAAGTTGGCCTTTGAGAAACGAGCCAACCAGGTAGACATGGTGTCCGATGCTCGCGACAAATCGCCCTATCCGGTCATTATGGTTGGCGATTACAACGACCCACCCACATCATATAGCTACCGGAAAATGCGGGGCAACCTCACCGACTCCTTCAAGGAAGTGGGTGTTGGTACTGGATCAACCTACTACGGGTTCTTCCCCATCCTGCGTATCGACTACGTTTTTCATTCACCACTCATTATGGCCATTGGCTATGAAAGTCCACATATAGACTATTCTGACCACTATCCTGTGGTGGTAAATCTTGCGCTCCCCATAAGTTTAAAGCAGGCGGCTGCCGATCAAAATAATTAACGAGAAAACGGGAGTTTGCTGAGGTCTACATTGCCACCCGATAAAATTATTCCAACCCTCTTATCGGCAAAAATTTCGCGATGTTCTAAAACTGCTGCAAGAGGAACCGCACCGGAAGGTTCTACCACCTGTTTCATTCTTTCGAAGAGGAGCCTCATGGCCTGCACAATTCCCTCTTCCGAAACAGTCACAATTTGGGTGACATTTTTTTTAATAATTTCAAACGTGAGGGGCGATAATGATGTAAGAAGGCCATCGGCAATGGTTTTTGGATTATCGGAAGGAATAAGTTTTCCTGCACTAAACGACCGAAAGGCATCATCTGCAGCGGCCGGCTCGGCACCAATAACGCAAACAGCCTGATCGATATAGTTCAGCGCAAGTGCCGTTCCACTGAGCAATCCGCCACCACCTACTGGAGCCACTATGGAGTCGATTCGGGGTGCTTCCTGCAACAGTTCCAAGGCTGCTGTTCCCTGACCACAAATAACCTGAAAATGGTCGTAGGGTGGAATAAAGGTGGCACCCGTTTCTTCAATTAGTTGAGCAAGGGCCTCCTCCCGAGCCTGTAGCGTAGGTTCACAAAAGCGGATTATCCCACCGTAGCCTCTTACAGCATTCTGCTTCACCGAGGGGGAATTCCTGGGCATTACAATATAGGCCGGAATGCCAGCCATACGAGCGGCCAACGCAAGCGCAGCAGCATGATTCCCCGAAGAATGGGTTGCTACCCCTTTGAACAATTCAGTTGATGGCAGCGATAGAACAGCATTTAATGCACCCCTAAATTTAAATGCACCAACCTTCTGTAGATGCTCACATTTAAAAAAAAGTTCGCAACCAGCTAGTCGGTTAATGGCATCGGAGGTCATTACGGGAGTGCGATGAACATAATTTTTTATTCTGTCGTAGGCAGTCCAGATATCTGCCCGGTTAGGAATAGCAGTAACCATGGTTATTTTTCGTAAAGCTAGAATACGAAATCTACCATCTTTATATTAAATATCAAATAATTTCATCAACACTTATTGTAGAGATGGCACCACTCCGCATACTTCTCTTTCACGTAGACCAGTAAATCGTAATCGCGCGTCTGGAGTACAAATTCTGTATCGGGCTTGAGCCACAACAAGAATTGGGCAGCATATTCCTGCGAACAGTGAACCTCCCGTATAACGGTAGTTAGGTTTAACCTTTCATCAGCCATTCGTTTTCTACCCGTTCTTGCCAAATACTCGTCCAAAATTCTCTGTTGCCGATGATACCAATCTTCGCCAAAACCAATTCCACTTGTTTGTGGTACCTGTTGAACCGCCTCCTTGGTGATGGCAGCAAGGTAATTGGTAAGACGCTCCGTTTTTGTGTCGGGTAACTTGAGGGCTAGAAACTCGCGCTTGAACTGGTTATAGTCGTGCCAGCGGCGCACCACAATTTCCTTTATTGGGTAAGAAACAGGAGAAAGGTAGAAGAGCCTGCGAGAGGTATCGCTTCCAGCTAAGAAGTAGACTTTTGTTCTTAAAGTGGCGAATCCAATTGCTGAAATATATAGCGAATCCATGGCTGCCATGGGGATTTGAAAAATACCGAAAGGGTCAGAAACAGTGCCAGTAGACTTGCTTAAGTTTACAATATTCGCATAGGGGATTGGTTCACCATTTGTGGCAGAGATTACCCTACCTGAAATAATTTTTGTTGAATCCACTGGGGTTATTCCAAATGCATGGCCTCCTGCAATTGCAAAGAAACCAATCAATACGATTTTATTGCTTCTTCTCACTGTTTTTTTTATAAATGTAAAGCATTGCTGCATACAAAAAAAACTCACAACATGTCCTATAACGTTGTTTAGCAGGTTTTAGCACAAATTAACCTTTTCCCTCTCTTCGAAATAAAAGTACCTATAGCGTAACACTTTTGTTCGAAATAGTAACTTTGCAACTAGAAGATACCAACGGTTGTGGTTTTGGTAAAAAACGAAATAAAACTTCTTCAAATTGTCCACAGCCCATCAGAATATATCCTCATTTGGGAAATAATTGACAAATAATGGAAGCACTTAAAGCTACGATAGAAAAAGTTTGGGAGAATAGAGAGCTCCTTGCCGAATCCAAAACCCAGCAAGCAATTAGAGAGGTGATAGAACTCCTAGACAAGGGTAAGCTCAGAGTGGCTGAACCGGTTAATGGCGGCTGGAGAGTAAACGAGTGGGTAAAAAAGGCAGCCATACTATACTTTCCCATCTGCAAAATGGAGACCGTGGAAGTTGGACCATTTGAATTTCACGATAAAATTCCATTGAAAAAAGGGTATGCCGAGCTAGGTGTAAGGGTTGTTCCCCACGCCATAGCGCGCTACGGATCATACGTTGCCAAAGGAACCATAATGATGCCCTCCTACATCAACATTGGTGCCTATGTGGATGAAGGGACCATGGTTGACACCTGGGCCACTGTGGGCTCATGCGCACAAATTGGCAAGGGAGTTCACCTTAGCGGTGGTGTTGGCATTGGTGGCGTTCTAGAACCCATTCAAGCAGCTCCAGTAATTATTGAAGATGGCTGCTTCATTGGATCCCGATGCATAATTGTGGAAGGGGTAAGAGTGGGAAAAGAGGCGGTGCTCGGAGCCAACGTGGTAATAACAGGATCAACCAAAATTATAGATGTTTCCGGCGAAAAGCCCATTGAATACAAGGGTGTTGTTCCTCCTCGTAGCGTGGTTATTCCTGGAACTCTGCCTAAAACCTTTGCCGCTGGAACCTACAACGTTCCTTGCGCCCTCATAATCGGACAACGAAAGGAGAGCACCAACCTCAAAACTTCGCTCAACGACGCCCTTCGCGAATACGACGTGGCCGTGTAACTACCAATTCTCCTAGGATGAATAAGATTCTGGTAATCCAAACAGCCTTTATTGGTGACGTTATTTTAGCAACTCCTTTGGTTGAGGCGCTGCATCAA carries:
- a CDS encoding endonuclease/exonuclease/phosphatase family protein, producing MRTFLKFVVVYSGSIVAIALVLSFLSTFVSPAVFWPLAYFGLAFPILLILNAIIFVLLVIKRKKSVIIPLLAFIICLEPASNFFQMRFHAPKTNFEHRDLKILTYNVHLFNLINWNNTPDQLLEIISFIKQENPDIVCLQEFCQTNTATVKKRLKMLYADYPYHHISYTISSKKYNFGIITLSKYPIVNREGFPFEKTANATIYSDIKIGGDTIRLYNSHLQSTRLREKNLNLLIYQKFQNNSKKMDELKDINSRLKLAFEKRANQVDMVSDARDKSPYPVIMVGDYNDPPTSYSYRKMRGNLTDSFKEVGVGTGSTYYGFFPILRIDYVFHSPLIMAIGYESPHIDYSDHYPVVVNLALPISLKQAAADQNN
- a CDS encoding pyridoxal-phosphate dependent enzyme, producing the protein MVTAIPNRADIWTAYDRIKNYVHRTPVMTSDAINRLAGCELFFKCEHLQKVGAFKFRGALNAVLSLPSTELFKGVATHSSGNHAAALALAARMAGIPAYIVMPRNSPSVKQNAVRGYGGIIRFCEPTLQAREEALAQLIEETGATFIPPYDHFQVICGQGTAALELLQEAPRIDSIVAPVGGGGLLSGTALALNYIDQAVCVIGAEPAAADDAFRSFSAGKLIPSDNPKTIADGLLTSLSPLTFEIIKKNVTQIVTVSEEGIVQAMRLLFERMKQVVEPSGAVPLAAVLEHREIFADKRVGIILSGGNVDLSKLPFSR
- a CDS encoding carboxypeptidase-like regulatory domain-containing protein: MRRSNKIVLIGFFAIAGGHAFGITPVDSTKIISGRVISATNGEPIPYANIVNLSKSTGTVSDPFGIFQIPMAAMDSLYISAIGFATLRTKVYFLAGSDTSRRLFYLSPVSYPIKEIVVRRWHDYNQFKREFLALKLPDTKTERLTNYLAAITKEAVQQVPQTSGIGFGEDWYHRQQRILDEYLARTGRKRMADERLNLTTVIREVHCSQEYAAQFLLWLKPDTEFVLQTRDYDLLVYVKEKYAEWCHLYNKC
- a CDS encoding 2,3,4,5-tetrahydropyridine-2,6-dicarboxylate N-succinyltransferase, giving the protein MEALKATIEKVWENRELLAESKTQQAIREVIELLDKGKLRVAEPVNGGWRVNEWVKKAAILYFPICKMETVEVGPFEFHDKIPLKKGYAELGVRVVPHAIARYGSYVAKGTIMMPSYINIGAYVDEGTMVDTWATVGSCAQIGKGVHLSGGVGIGGVLEPIQAAPVIIEDGCFIGSRCIIVEGVRVGKEAVLGANVVITGSTKIIDVSGEKPIEYKGVVPPRSVVIPGTLPKTFAAGTYNVPCALIIGQRKESTNLKTSLNDALREYDVAV